From one Asterias amurensis chromosome 14, ASM3211899v1 genomic stretch:
- the LOC139947172 gene encoding uncharacterized protein, producing the protein MIMQRFNALSPSSAMAVWYMLVILVVYGEFYAVVGNVIRENPLDSNTTPGSTVVLRCAVNNDPNQAPYTVYWYRHNPTDAYLTKGTQVFHQTRTGGLWQRLTVQGNTGTGEYFLEVQNIQMSDAGGYSCVYFQGDTYLGESRIATITVYVAPDEGYPLCSMEPSGVYLEPGQSVTLTCVSSGGTPIPRLDWMSWHEILPGRVEQDPLPKATYELQLTETDNGAVFTCVEDTPATPQLRTCSLKPFHRPTNVSITTSPVSIGEDAVFTCFGQGIPKITNYTWTVAGLAAEDYISSSGEKVFIRKDNKVLRIINVKADDNSTIVKCHANNEINEEGSASAVILISELLLSGKNMRPRLNDGQKDGAGISAGIIVGCLFLVLVIIGIIFIVRKHRLKNSTASQQDTETQVIENQPLRVDPTDEDNPAIVAKLQSNQRPVTICLTPRDAIVEHIRESEESGGQPIRPTDDSGSRVTVVGRLSCAGMTHDFGDIGVMYSKPIKDKKKEPEQLSSDNPKDKPETEEESKPKTKPKPALRPKPKILPKPVISAPMPIQPLEEPKTPDDTQDDYSDEDMDGENIYENMCHRPDITMDLGEEMEPYLRSKFTNWSGGQAKLL; encoded by the coding sequence ATGATAATGCAGCGCTTCAATGCTCTATCACCATCGTCTGCAATGGCTGTATGGTATATGCTTGTGATCCTCGTCGTGTACGGTGAGTTTTATGCTGTCGTCGGTAATGTGATTCGGGAGAACCCGTTGGATTCGAACACCACCCCGGGGTCGACGGTGGTGCTCCGGTGTGCCGTAAACAACGACCCAAACCAAGCACCGTACACCGTGTACTGGTACAGACACAACCCGACCGATGCATACCTTACCAAGGGAACTCAAGTGTTCCATCAGACTCGCACTGGGGGCTTGTGGCAAAGACTCACCGTACAAGGTAACACGGGAACTGGGGAATATTTTCTCGAAGTGCAGAATATCCAGATGTCGGATGCTGGTGGGTACAGCTGTGTGTATTTCCAAGGGGATACTTATTTAGGGGAATCCAGAATTGCGACTATAACTGTTTATGTTGCCCCCGATGAGGGCTATCCGTTATGTAGTATGGAACCAAGTGGGGTATATCTTGAACCAGGACAGAgtgtcacattgacttgtgtatcaTCCGGGGGCACTCCTATACCCCGTTTGGACTGGATGAGTTGGCATGAGATACTACCCGGAAGGGTCGAGCAAGACCCCCTACCCAAAGCCACATATGAACTTCAGTTAACAGAGACGGACAATGGAGCAGTGTTCACGTGTGTTGAAGACACACCCGCTACACCCCAACTCAGAACGTGCAGTTTGAAACCATTCCATCGGCCGACTAACGTTTCTATAACAACATCACCGGTAAGCATTGGAGAAGATGCTGTGTTTACCTGCTTCGGCCAAGGGATACCTAAGATAACCAATTACACATGGACAGTTGCCGGTTTAGCTGCCGAAGATTACATCTCGTCCTCCGGAGAAAAGGTTTTCATTCGTAAAGACAATAAAGTCTTGAGAATTATCAATGTTAAGGCTGATGACAATTCAACTATTGTTAAGTGCCATGCCAATAACGAGATAAATGAGGAAGGATCTGCAAGTGCTGTGATTCTGATCTCGGAGCTTCTTTTGAGCGGTAAGAATATGAGACCGAGACTTAACGATGGTCAAAAGGATGGAGCTGGTATCAGCGCAGGCATCATCGTTGGCTGCCTCTTTCTTGTGCTCGTAATAATAGGAATAATATTTATCGTGAGAAAGCATCGCTTGAAGAATTCGACTGCCAGCCAGCAAGACACCGAGACTCAAGTGATTGAAAATCAACCCCTCCGAGTTGATCCGACTGACGAGGACAATCCTGCTATAGTCGCCAAGTTGCAGTCGAACCAGAGACCAGTCACAATCTGCCTAACCCCCAGAGACGCCATAGTGGAGCATATACGAGAATCGGAGGAGTCCGGTGGACAACCCATCCGACCGACTGACGACTCGGGCTCGCGCGTCACTGTCGTCGGTCGTTTATCGTGTGCAGGGATGACACATGACTTTGGTGACATTGGAGTGATGTATTCGAAACCTATCAAGGACAAGAAGAAGGAACCTGAGCAGCTGTCGTCGGACAATCCCAAAGACAAACCAGAAACCGAGGAAGAGTCTAAACCTAAAACAAAACCTAAACCTGCCCTCAGGCCTAAACCCAAGATTCTCCCTAAACCAGTCATCTCAGCCCCCATGCCCATCCAACCGTTGGAAGAACCTAAGACCCCGGATGATACCCAAGATGATTATTCGGATGAGGATATGGATGGGGAGAACATTTATGAGAACATGTGTCATCGACCGGACATTACTATGGACCTAGGGGAGGAGATGGAACCATACCTAAGGTCAAAGTTCACCAACTGGAGTGGGGGTCAGGCAAAGTTGCTATAA
- the LOC139947087 gene encoding uncharacterized protein, producing the protein MLRVLTTIALFVCTAAEFLTDPRSVTVYEGQNITLTCKSDIFDNGQVCSTYTFYWRKDISLSTDTYFSVCDTVYTQFRERMTVSKNYGDYSLTITHVRSVDSGRYYCSDNSNFESARADLVVLRAPPSCDVTPNPVTVDTPAQLVCHLSSETDPASLLTWINVESGIVVDSTEDPENYFTADHRVTELDNFKEFTCVAGPDLTNGARCVITPLQVHTIVLISPGPSVTVFEGDLATFTCTSESIPSAYEFRWRVSKPNGLEDRVNVNTISNLRGEYSLSDNGQEMGIIRVSIVEFDNAVIRCIAFNSREPAVSSEETLLLVLPASERGTTHQPFGTDPLEPDSKADTGSSTGIVVGGVIGVIILLAIIASLACYLLRNKNGSLKQRLGRSKFNKLSSKALPTMSVEQASPTYEEVPQDAFSYHTRNSSDDITEQPALYALPEAAIKKDPETCGPPSPTYANSSGYVNLPRHSHQRPLSGASGADNRRNVSSQEVKYSVLDKSRQNRHSPQPAGETTEGAGQSPDDDRKQKNAEGLVYAELDLENPRPASSVENSQHADESINYASIRGDMAAVRSLLSRDK; encoded by the coding sequence ATGCTCCGTGTGTTGACTACGATTGCTCTCTTCGTTTGCACCGCAGCGGAGTTTCTGACTGATCCCCGAAGTGTCACGGTGTACGAGGGGCAAAATATCACGCTGACATGTAAATCTGATATCTTCGACAATGGGCAGGTTTGCTCCACGTATACGTTCTACTGGAGAAAGGATATTTCGCTATCGACTGACACCTACTTTTCGGTTTGCGACACGGTTTATACACAATTCAGAGAGAGGATGACCGTCTCGAAGAACTATGGCGATTATTCTCTTACAATCACACACGTTCGCTCTGTTGACTCTGGTAGATACTATTGCTCTGATAACTCGAATTTCGAATCGGCAAGGGCTGACTTGGTAGTTCTTCGTGCACCGCCATCTTGTGACGTCACCCCAAACCCCGTCACTGTTGATACACCAGCTCAGCTGGTATGTCACCTCTCATCAGAGACAGACCCAGCCAGCCTCTTGACATGGATCAATGTAGAATCCGGTATCGTGGTCGACTCGACCGAAGATccggaaaattacttcactgCTGACCACCGGGTGACCGAACTCGACAACTTCAAGGAGTTCACTTGTGTGGCCGGACCGGATCTGACCAACGGAGCCAGATGTGTTATTACCCCACTACAAGTACATACGATTGTGCTGATTTCTCCTGGCCCTTCCGTAACCGTCTTCGAGGGAGATCTGGCAACCTTCACGTGTACTTCTGAGTCAATCCCGAGTGCTTATGAGTTTAGATGGCGCGTGAGTAAACCAAACGGTCTAGAGGACAGGGTGAATGTGAATACTATATCAAATCTACGGGGTGAGTATTCGCTCAGCGATAACGGGCAAGAAATGGGAATTATACGGGTATCTATTGTCGAGTTTGACAATGCTGTTATAAGATGCATTGCTTTTAACAGCCGAGAGCCTGCAGTTAGCAGTGAAGAAACATTATTACTCGTTTTGCCGGCAAGTGAACGCGGAACAACTCACCAGCCATTCGGAACGGATCCGTTAGAACCAGACTCTAAAGCCGACACTGGTTCCAGTACTGGTATCGTCGTAGGGGGCGTCATAGGAGTCATCATTTTATTGGCAATCATAGCAAGTCTTGCATGCTACCTACTGCGAAACAAGAATGGTAGTTTGAAACAACGACTTGGCCGGAGCAAATTTAACAAACTTTCCTCAAAAGCTCTGCCCACAATGTCAGTAGAACAGGCGTCTCCAACGTACGAAGAAGTTCCTCAAGATGCCTTTAGTTATCACACTAGGAATTCATCCGACGATATAACCGAGCAGCCCGCCCTCTACGCTCTGCCCGAGGCAGCTATAAAGAAGGACCCAGAGACTTGTGGCCCCCCATCCCCAACGTACGCTAACAGCAGTGGCTATGTAAACCTTCCACGACACAGCCACCAACGCCCATTGTCTGGTGCATCAGGCGCAGACAACAGACGCAATGTGAGCAGTCAAGAGGTCAAGTACTCAGTGTTAGACAAATCCAGACAAAACCGTCATTCACCCCAACCAGCTGGagaaacaacagagggcgctggaCAGTCACCAGACGACGACCGGAAGCAAAAGAACGCCGAAGGCCTGGTGTACGCAGAACTGGACTTAGAAAACCCCCGACCCGCATCAAGTGTGGAGAACAGTCAACACGCAGATGAGTCTATTAACTACGCCTCAATCCGTGGCGACATGGCAGCAGTGAGGAGTTTGCTCAGCAGAGATAAATGA
- the LOC139947106 gene encoding uncharacterized protein, translated as MMDWWIVLISAVLCSLPVDAAVFQEVPPDATVTAGEPHTLRCAVTGNFQRIFWAWTNPQNSLKFISRDRTLYPTLTVDKRSRYSINGNVMEGEYNLHISSTTAADAGEYHCTALEAGGVTKQYSARLVVRDSIPPSEEYPKCSITPAEPKHGQYATFSCVSAGGTPPAMLTWYRGDTPVGPTLRNSSNLQTGAYLRRLLTGWDNNVTFTCSSTSPNTGNSRSCSIVPFDVPTHVTILSPQMVTVGNTAEFFCLATSLPFSLRYRWLVGRGKDITRVTKTKGRFVVAKEGASLLITDITEMDDNMPVRCVARNPLEMRGIGEATLRVTAERLATTADETTLPANQPLPPATPIPNPSSTLPPIPDPIEPNPRVRVPNNPPEPNLPILIPGDATPPDQTTPKLNPTNPTVPELNPPDQATPSQITRGLVPTDHVTDHVTVPTIQTTPGWIQTQNPESDIIHTQTVPRGDVNPVIPPSKPRSSKELTPEPETLSTPKPERTTDPLSSDSVLQPGPKSPGGFTAGAAIGFTILIIVVLVLIAVLIKVKVIEKTEKPAVKKKNLRFSGRGRIDKLDIVVVPNNVKLQDRAESSRDNPNLNHVVKQKASSVKSLKPTRRQSFVHPDFLEQLASTIRSKSHCSSMFKKSSFNWRKRKASMPNVTEHLPTEKTDNVHPMEVTTTAKRYSAFFNALPPSTYDHDDNPTPSPRKIRTTESVYENTEIGVRLQEEAAAANDMNRESIYENTVYMRRDSRPSIDKDKRKSEVSSLLNLVYADLDWSGFPSKKDDVNDDDDKTEYAQIRRSKVML; from the coding sequence ATGATGGATTGGTGGATTGTTTTGATCAGCGCTGTGTTGTGTAGTCTACCGGTAGACGCAGCTGTATTTCAGGAGGTGCCGCCCGATGCGACAGTGACTGCAGGAGAGCCGCACACATTACGATGTGCAGTCACAGGTAACTTTCAACGCATTTTCTGGGCTTGGACAAATCCACAAAACTCTCTCAAGTTCATCAGCAGAGACAGAACACTGTACCCTACACTGACCGTCGATAAACGCAGCAGGTATAGCATCAATGGGAATGTAATGGAAGGGGAATACAATCTGCATATTTCGTCTACAACGGCGGCAGACGCGGGGGAGTACCACTGCACCGCCTTAGAAGCCGGCGGTGTAACGAAGCAATACTCGGCGAGGCTAGTCGTAAGGGATTCCATTCCACCCAGTGAGGAGTATCCAAAGTGTTCCATCACACCTGCCGAACCAAAACATGGACAGTATGCAACATTTTCTTGCGTTTCTGCTGGAGGAACCCCACCGGCCATGCTGACCTGGTACCGCGGCGACACGCCAGTCGGGCCGACTCTACGAAACTCTAGCAACCTTCAGACGGGAGCTTACTTGAGGAGACTTCTGACGGGCTGGGACAATAACGTAACTTTCACCTGCTCGTCTACATCACCTAATACGGGTAACTCCAGAAGCTGCTCCATTGTCCCGTTCGATGTTCCCACTCACGTCACCATTTTGTCTCCTCAGATGGTTACAGTTGGCAACACGGCAGAGTTCTTCTGTCTCGCCACTAGCCTCCCATTTTCTCTGCGATACCGATGGCTGGTCGGGCGAGGGAAGGACATAACAAGAGTGACCAAGACCAAGGGACGATTTGTTGTTGCAAAAGAAGGCGCGTCTTTATTGATTACGGACATAACCGAGATGGATGACAATATGCCGGTACGATGTGTGGCACGAAATCCCCTGGAAATGAGGGGGATAGGTGAGGCTACGTTACGGGTGACGGCTGAGCGGTTGGCAACCACTGCTGACGAGACAACCCTACCAGCCAATCAACCCCTACCACCAGCAACGCCAATTCCCAACCCCAGCAGTACGCTCCCACCTATACCTGACCCTATTGAGCCTAATCCACGTGTACGAGTCCCCAATAATCCACCTGAGCCCAACCTACCAATACTTATTCCGGGTGATGCCACTCCACCGGATCAGACTACCCCCAAGCTGAATCCTACTAATCCTACCGTTCCTGAGCTGAATCCGCCTGATCAAGCTACACCGAGTCAGATCACTAGAGGTCTTGTTCCCACGGACCATGTGACGGACCACGTGACTGTACCTACAATTCAAACGACCCCCGGTTGGATTCAAACGCAAAATCCTGAATCAGATATCATACATACACAAACTGTTCCGCGAGGTGATGTTAACCCTGTAATACCGCCATCAAAGCCCAGAAGTTCCAAAGAATTAACCCCGGAACCCGAAACTTTAAGTACTCCAAAACCAGAGAGAACCACTGACCCACTCTCGTCTGATTCAGTCCTGCAACCCGGGCCCAAAAGCCCTGGAGGATTCACTGCCGGTGCGGCTATTGGCTTTACCATCCTAATCATCGTCGTCTTAGTGCTGATCGCAGTTTTGATCAAAGTCAAAGTCATTGAGAAGACAGAAAAACCGGCAGTAAAAAAGAAGAACCTCCGATTTAGCGGCAGAGGGCGTATTGATAAACTTGACATAGTCGTTGTTCCAAATAATGTGAAGCTGCAGGATCGTGCCGAGTCTAGTCGGGACAACCCTAATCTCAACCATGTAGTGAAACAAAAAGCTAGCAGCGTTAAATCCTTAAAGCCAACTAGACGACAGTCATTCGTCCACCCCGACTTTCTGGAACAGCTGGCATCCACCATTCGTTCCAAGAGTCACTGCTCCTCTATGTTCAAAAAGAGTTCATTTAACTGGAGGAAGAGGAAAGCGTCCATGCCGAACGTCACTGAGCATCTGCCAACCGAGAAAACCGACAATGTTCACCCGATGGAAGTCACCACCACCGCCAAGAGGTATTCGGCGTTTTTCAACGCACTGCCTCCTTCAACCTATGACCATGACGATAACCCGACGCCAAGCCCAAGGAAAATTCGCACGACGGAGTCCGTCTACGAGAACACCGAAATCGGGGTGAGACTTCAGGAAGAGGCGGCAGCTGCAAACGATATGAACAGGGAGTCCATCTACGAGAACACAGTATACATGAGGAGGGACTCCAGGCCCTCTATTGACAAGGATAAACGAAAGAGCGAGGTAAGCAGTCTGCTGAACCTCGTCTATGCCGATTTAGACTGGTCGGGCTTCCCTTCCAAGAAGGATGATGTCAACGATGACGACGATAAAACTGAGTATGCTCAAATCAGACGATCAAAAGTAATGTTGTAG